The DNA window TTCTTGATCCAGTCAGATGCGGTCCGTTCAGGGACGGCGAGCTCGGCGGTGATCAGCTTCACCGGCGGTCGGCCGGCGAGAGCGGCAGCGCCGTAGAGGATCTCGATGACATCCCACCGCTCATCCTTCACGCCGTGCTTCACAACCGCGGCCACCAGCCACGGCGGAAGGATCCGGTTGTCATCTGCGGTGAGGTCCGAGACCGTCGCCCACTTCGCTTCCGGCTCCTCGGCCAGCCGGACAGCGATGCAATGCGGGACCGCAGCCTGCAGAACGCCCTGGGTGGAAGTGTGCCGCAGCTTTTCCTCGTCGAAGTCATCGCTCACCCCGCGATTGACGATCACGGACGGCACGTATCGTCCCTTCACCTCGCGATAATGCGCCTCGATCGTCGTCTCAATGCCCGAAGCGTCGTCGAGCGATGTCGCGATGAACCCGTTCGCGATTCGCAGCGACGACCCTAAAGGCGTCTGCGCCGCAGCTTCGGTCATTTCCTCGCCGGTCAGCGTTGTCACGTCGACTATCACCGCCTCAGTCTGTCTTACCCCGCCACCATTCCGCAGATCACGGTCCGCTCACCGTATCGCTGATACGAGTTCCACAGAAGAGGTGAGGCTTTCCGCAAAATAGCGCGGCCCGAACGCTGCTGTGTGGTCCGGCCTGTGGCCGGGCTGCGGTCGCCCTGCGGGCTCGATGTGTTGCTGTGAAGCCTTCGGCAGCGGACGGGCGGGCGGGCTTCGTGCAAGCGGTTGCGCCGCCGGCTTCCTTCCGACAAGTGCGGCACGCGGTCGCTGCGCTCCCTCACATCGCACCGAACTTCTCTCCTCCCACCGCCCTGACGGGTTGCGCTGCGCCCGTCCGCCCTCCGCGGCGACTCTGTCGCCTTCACGCCAACACACCAATGTGAAAAGGAGAAGTCTTCGACACGCAGTACCGGCATGAAAGGCCAAGCGCCCGCCCAGTACGCCAGGATCACTTTGCGGTCTCTGGAAGAGTCCTGCAGGATGCGCACGAGATCAGTAGGCGGCCGCCGCACGAGAGCGGCTAGAGGCCGCGCGTCGCGAACGAGAACGCCGGGATCAGGACGCACAGACCTTCGGCTGGCGCGACAACCAGCCGGGAGGCTCCGCGCCCACGCGTGGCTCACGCCTCTAAGCACCCTCAGGTCGCATCTGCCGCGGAACGATCACCCCACGGCCCAGAACCGGCGATCCTCGAGGGGCGGTCACGTCCGCCAGTTCAAGAGGATGAGTTCCCGGGGGGACATTCCGGGGCCGTTCCTATGGAATCGCGCACATGGCGCATCGCACTGTGTCGCATGCGGCATCGCACGGCGAATCGAATGGTGTGTCTCAGTATCTGGTGCGAAACGGCAAATGGGATCCGCCCGAATCCGGTAAAACGAAAACAGCCATGTGGTTTGATCGTCGACATGACATCGGAAACGAATCGCGCCACTCCGGCAGAGACCAGGGCTGACATCACGCGCCTGTCCGCTCGCGGCTACACGCAGCTTCGTCAGGTGCTCGTCCAGCTTCCGGACACGGAAGACCCTCGTGCATCCACGCTCGCACGCATGCTCAGCGAACGCAAGCACCGCCCGCTGTTGCTCTACATCATGCTGCTGACGTGCTGGCCCTGGCTCGAGGACCGCCGCGAACCGCTGCCGGGCGGCTTCTGGGTTCGCGCTCTCACCGCGCCCGGCGCACCGACATGGTCGCCGTCGACGCTGTCTCGCTCCTGGGGCGAGCTCGAAGAGCTTGGACTCATCACCAAGCCCGAGAAGCGCGAGGGTCGCTTGATGCGCCCCACGCCGCGTCGTGAAGACGGCGCGGTCGTCGAGGGAGGCGGCGTCCCGTACGACGCACCCGGAGGCCGGCGCGACCGCTGCAACACCTACTTCGCTCTCCCCGACGAATTCTGGACGGAAGAAATTTTCGCCAAGCTGTCGCTGCCCGCGCTCGTCATGCTCCTGCTCGTGGCGAAAGAGACTCAGAGCAAGCCCGAGGTCTGGCTCACCTACGACCGCATCGAAGACTGGTACGGGATCAAGCAGAAGTCCGCGCAGAACGGCCTCACGGATCTGCGGAAGGCGGGTCTGCTGCACCGCCGCATCGAAGAGGTGAAGACCACATTCTCCGCCACCGGCAGCACTGTCCACATGTGGTACTCGCTCAAAGGACCGTTCGGCCGTGAAGCGCGTCTCGCCCTCCAGGACCGCGCCGCGAAAGAACGAAAGAAACGACTCAAGCGCGCCGCCCGCGCGAAGAACACACCCCCGAAGGAACAGCCATGACCATCTCCCGCATGATCTACGTCGATGACTCCGGCTCCGTCGACCAGGGGCTCATCGTCTACGGCTGGCTCGAGGTCAGCCCGGAGCGATGGCGATACGCACTGCGGACCATCCTCGAACTGCGCAAGGAGCTGTACCGAGACCACAAGGTCCCGCCGGCGACCGAACTGCACGCGACCAAGTTCGTCAACGGTCGAAACCGAATCGCGACCACCGCGGGTGACGGTCCCGCGGAGTGGAAGACCCTCGGACGCGCCGTCGCTGAACAGTGCCTCCAGGTCCTCGCCGACAGCCCCGACATCAAGGTCGGCGCTGTGTGGAGGGGCACCAACGCCACAGGCCGCGCCTACTACGAGGAACGTGGCGAGGTCTACCGCGAGCTCATCAATGGGTGGAACGACGACCACCGCGCCGACGACAGCTACGTGTTCGTCAGCATGGACGGCAACGGATCAGACCCCACCTACTTCGACGCCCACCGATCCCTGCCGCTCGACACACGCCACATCATCGAGGACCCGATGATGCACGACTCCGGCCGGTCCCAATGGGTCCAGATGGCCGACCTCGTCGCGTACACGGCCTACGCGCACCTGAACCGGCACCAGGGGAACCGGTTCGGCTGGAGCTGGTATGAGGACTACCTGCGCCCGAAAGACGTCAACGGCGGCCCGAAGCGACTCTGACCGCGAAAACAGCAAGACCCGCTCATCCACGAGTGTGGGGCGGGTCCGCTCTTCGATTATGCCTGCATCTTTGCGGATACACAAGCCTGAGGGGAAGGTGCGCCTGCTCGGCCCGTGGCTCGCGCTCGGCGCATCTCATACCCGCCACCGGGCCCAGAAGTTCACCGCGCGGCAGTTACGGCGCCCGAAGCAAGGGCCTCAGCCACCTCGTCTGAAAACCGGAGTAGCGGAGAAGCTTCCCCGTTGTCCAGCAAGCCTTCACCGGTCAGTGTCAGGGGGTCCATCCCCTCAAAGGTCACGGTTGCGGTTACTTCTCCCGGCCAATTGTGGTCGAAGCGAACGACACGAAAGGTATCGGCCTCCGAAATCACAGATGAGCCGTCGATCACGCCCTCGGACGCGGCTACGCTCAGCGTTAGCGGGGCCCCTCGGCGGTGTGCTGTCACGCTCGGAGTGGGCTCATCGCCCTCGCGATCATCGAACTTGATGATGACCACCAGACCCGCGGTGAACAGCAGGATCCGCAGTGGACGTTCTTCGCTCAGCTCCACGTGAGCAAAGGTGACGACCTCCCCACGCGTCACGAGCAGAACCGCCGTCCAGAGTCGATCCGCCCACTCGCGACGATACGAGTTGCCGCGAGCGGTCGTCCACATGGCCTCCACGGCGCCCGGGCCACCCAACGCCTTCTCGATCTGCTCCACAGCAGCAATGCGTTGCGGCTTATCCATCATTTTCTCACCCTTCTATCTGACCGCCTCCAATGCTGTGGCGGGGCAGACCAGTCTAAGAAGGCGCTCCGACATCGCCTCGGGTGTTGAGCGCAAATCCGTTCCACGATCGCACGAGGTCGCCGCAGATCCTACGCAGGTCGATAGAGTCGCGGCGTGGAAGGCGCGAAAGAGTATGAGGTGGCGCTGTCGTTCGCGGGTTCGGAGCGAGCATACGCAGCCGCGGTGGCGGAGGCGCTGCGAGTCGCCGGGGTCAGAACGTTCTACGACGAGTACGAGGACGAGGCTGTCCGCCTGTGGGGTCTTGACCTAGCCGAGGAATTCCATCGGATCTACAGTGAAGCGAGTTCTGTGGTGGTCATGTTCGTATCGTCCGAGTATCGGGATCGGATGTGGACTCGTCATGAACGGCGCTCCGCAATTGAGCGTGCTCTGCGCGAGCGCCGCGAGTACATCCTGCCTGTGCAGTTCGATGCGACCCAGCTCCCGGGAATTTCTGCGAACATCGGCTACCTGGCCTCTTCCGCTGTGACGCCGGAGCAACTTGCAGAGCGAATCCAACAGAAGATAGTCGCGATCGGTGGTCGCATCCCTGCCCGTTCCGGAGCCACCAGCGGCTGGTTAGCGGACGGCGCTAACCGGGTTCCTGGAACAACTACCGTGCAGGTATTAGATGCGCGCGAATCGCCGATCGTTGGCGCGCAGGTAGCTCTGGTCAGAGCGAACGAAACCGCTTCCTTCGCGTCTACTGACACCGGGGGCACTGCGAGCATCATGCTCCCAGGCCGGGAGATGGTCACGGCGTGGATCGCCCATCCCGATTTCCGTGCTGGAGTGGTGGACAGCCATGATTCCGCGTCGGACCTGACCGTTCGCCTAATTCAGAAGCCGGGCTACTCCAGTCACATCTTCGAAACGTCGACCGGCTATTTGCCTGACTTTGAGGGTCGCTTGAATCCCATCTCCGATGGGGCGCGGAGATATTTCTATGGTGACAACATCGCCGCAAACGGCACAGCCGCAAACCCTGCCCTTGTCGAACTCGATGTCCCTCTCGCAGTCGAGGACCGGCAGGGACGTAGACGGCTGCTCACCTTCCGTGGATTGACTGGTCACCAGAGCCTGCTAGAAGTCGCTACTCACTCAGCGTGACGGCACTACTGCCCAGGTGACGCCACCGGTGACGTGTCGAGCGGTTCGGATAGCGCCGCAATCGTCCGGACCAGACGTCGGCACCGCAGGCGGCATCAGAGGTAGCCGGGGTCGCCGGCGAACCGCAGCATAGGCGTGTGGTCGAGGGTCGTCGTCGAACTGTGCGCAGTTCAACGCCGCGAGAAGCGACACGTATCTGGTATGGCACCGCACACACGGGTAAGTGTTGCCGGGTGTAACCGACCGGCGCGGCTCCGAAGGCCACCTCGGCCCTAGGGGTCGTTCTCAGGGAGGGGCTCATGCAATCGGAGTGACTTCTCTTTCACGTCAAACAAACCCCGCCGCGCCCTGGCCATCGTGTATGCCTCAGCGCGGAGCTCGTTGGCGAGAGCCGAGGTGAGACGGCCTCGAGGCATCCGCACCCACCCGTCCGGAAGACGATACACATGAGTCACGCGCCGCTCGTGTGCCACCACACCCCCCGTCTGGTCGTGAGAAGGCAAGGCTGACACGGCGTCAAGAGCATGTCTGTCCGCCAAACGGCTGTCATCAGCAACTCATGGCCTCAGTTGTCTCGCCCATCGGACGCCAACGAGCCGAACCTGCCTCGTGCTAGGAACACGAAAGGTGGGTTGCAGCGAAGCGCGAGCCGCTTTGAGCGGAGCTGCCCGCCAAATGGCGAGAATGTCGCGCATTCGAGGAGCGGATCGAGAACCAGATGACGCCGGCTAACGCTCAACAAGACTCATGCTGCAATGCACGCAGGCACCAATGTGTAACTGCGTAGCGGTTCCGCATGAAGCGGCGTAGCTTGGTCGCATGCGGGGAGGCTTAGAGCGGTGGAAGCGGGGTACGGAGTCGCGCGGCCTTCGGCACGCTCTCGCGTATGCGCTCGACGGTGTCTGCGACGCGCACGTTCAGGAGTCCTCAGGTGGCGTGGCGCTGGAGGGATACAGCGGGGTCTCGGATATGGGGTGACGCGGTTCATTGTCGAGGACGGCGAGGTCTCGGCGGACGCGCTCTCGGCGGGGGCGTTGCGAGTATGGCTGGCCGGTCACGACCCGATCTCGGGGCAGGAGCGGGGGAGACCGCACCTGCGCGCGGAGTCGGATCTGCTGTTGGACGCGACGCTGAATCACCCGAGGTCGTACAGCATCGCCGCCCTGCTGCACCCCGAACTCTCAGTGGAGTTCGAGGCTCTGCAGGACCGCATCCGCGACCGCACCGTCGTCCTGTGGCAGCAGGAGCTGAACGCCCGCCGCCGACACGGCGGCCTCATCCGCGAGGACATCTCCCGGCTCGAAGTCGTGGAGCTGCAGCACCGCCGCTCCCGCGCCCTGGACCCCCACATTCACCGGCACCTGTGGCTGAACGTCAAAGTCCGCGGCCGGGATGGGCAGTGGACGAATGTCGATTCGCGGGTGGCGATGAAGTTCCACACCGTCATCAACGCCGAGGGCGAGTTAGCCGCCCGCACCGACCCGCAATGGTTGACAGCCCTCGCGCGGCACGGGTACACGATCGACGCCGACGGGGAGATTACGGAGTTGGCTGCGCTGGTGGCGCCGCTGTCGCGCCGGTCGGCGCAGATCGAAGCGAACCGTGCCCGTCTGATCGCGGAATGGCAGGCAGCACACGGGGGCGCGACGCCGAGCCTGGCGGTGTTGCAACAGATCGACCGGCGCGCGTGGGCGGTCGCCCGACCGGACAAGCCCGCCGTCTTGGACGAAGAGTCCTGGGAGCGTGCCGTTCGCGAAGAACTCCAGGGCCTCGATCCCTCGATCGGTCACCCCCGCTCACTTTCGCCGCTCGCCGCGATTCCGCTTGGCCACCTGGACGTGAACCTGTTGGCGGCGATGGCGGTGGTGGATGCGAATGACCGGTCGCGGAGCTCAGGCGGACGCTTCAGCCTGTACGACCTCCATGCCGGCGCCCTTCGGGCCCTCTCCCGCACCGGCGTCATCGTTGACCGCGCAGAGCTGAACGATGTACAGCACTGCATCATCGCGACAGCGATGTCTTCAGTAGTGCGGTTAACGAGCGAGCAGAACGTGCCCGGGCATGTAAAGCAATACATGGCCACAAACACGCTCCGCTCGAAGGTGCGGCTGGCTCGCGATTTCGACCTGATCGCCACCCCCGGCCCCTCCGTCCCACGCGCCGATCTCCGAACCGCGGCAACACGGGTACTCGACGCCGACCGCCTTGACGCCTCTCAGCTCGACGCGGCCTCGGCCATCGCCGGGCATGCCGGGCTTGTCACGGTCACAGGCCCGGCCGGTGCAGGCAAAACCACGATGCTCCGCCTCGCCCACCACGCCCTCCGGGCCCGGCGGCGGCGCATGCTGGTTGTCGCTCCCACCCGGACGGCCGCGTCCATCGCCGCCGAAGAGATCGGCGCGACGGCCACGAGCCTGCACGCCCTTCTCTACGACCACGGGTTCCGATGGACTAAGAACGCCGCCGGTGCTCAGGTGTGGACCCGCCTCGCACCCGGCGACACCGACCCGACCACCGGCGCCAGCTACTCCGGTGCTACGAAGTATCCCCTGCACAAGGGGGGACCGAATCGTTGTGGATGAGGCGGGGATGATGGACCTGCAGACCGCCGAAGCCCTCACCACCATCACCCTCGAATCTCGGGTGGGACTCGCTCTCGTGGGCGATCCGCACCAGGCCGCGCCCGTCGGACACACCGGCGCGATGGTGATCGCAACCCGCGCCACCTCCACCGCGATCGAACTCGACACCGTACACCGGTTCCGCGACCCCGCCTACGCCGCCCTCACCCTCCATCTCCGCAATCCCCGCGACCACGAGCACGCACTCGAAATCGCCCAGACACTCAACGACACTGGCCACGTCATCCGGGTCGACAGCACGGACGCCGCTCGGACCGCGATGGTCAACGCCTACTTCGACACTCACGCTCACGGGCACACTGTCGCGCTAATCTGCGGCACCAACAGCGAAGTCGACGCCGTCAACACCCTCATCCAGGAGCAGCGCGTCACGTCCGGGCAGCTCGGCGCGGCAACAGCGGCGTGGGGGAGAGGCGAGCAGCGGCTCCTCGAAGGTGACACCGTCCAAACCCGACGCAACGACCGGAGCAGTGGCGTGGAAAACCGGGCCACCTGGATCATCCACCGCATCCACCCCGACCGCATCGACCTGGTCTCACCCACCGACGCAGGCGAACACCGATGGATCACCCACGACTACGCCGCAGACCATGTCCAGCTCGCCTACGCGTCCACCGTGCACGGCATCCAAGGCGACACCACCCACACCGCCATCGTCGGCCACGACGTCAACGCCGCTGGCCTGTACGTTGGCCTCACCCGCGGACGCCATCACAACACCGCAATCACCCTCGCACACACGGACCACGCCGCGATCAACCAGCTCGCCAACACGATGCTCCGCGGCCATGACGAAACCAGCATCACCCAGTCCGTCAATTCGGTCCGCGACGAGCTCAGACGCTCCGCACGCCAAGCCCCACAAACTCAGGCGCTACGCGCGCATGGGACCAGCCTCGCTCGATGAGCTCGTAAACCACGGTCGGAAAAGGGTCAGATCCGAGGTTTTGCCTGTCCGTTTGAGGTACCTCAGCGGCATCCTTCAACGGGCGGGTCTTACGGGAATCGTCGCTCCAGAACAGCTGACCATCGGACGTATCCAGCTGAGGCCGCGCACATGAGTCTTAGCTTGACGCGCAGCAGTTCCCCTCTGATCGTTCTCGCGACCCCCTGGCTGGTGGCGCATAGCGACCGACGAGCAGCGCGGTGAGGGATCCGCCCGCGGGCGGATCGTGTTCCCGCTAGCGGTCATCCTTGTCGGTCGCTCAGAAGCTGACCGTGCCCCACTCGATGTCGACGACACATAGTTCACCGTTGGTCTCGCCGAAGAAGACATCGGACGGATACGACCCGCCGTTCTCGGCGGTCGTCGTATCGAGGCCCTCTAGATTGATCGTCCACTCGGCGCCAAGTGACCGCTGCTGCTGCCAAGAATCGCCAGTCAAACGTCCAGGTTCACCCCCGGATAGACCGAACCACCGCTCCGGGTCGCCGAACTCTGGCGACGACCCCGGGCACGCACGCGGGCTATCGGCCCCGGCTACAACTTCCTGAACGATCTGATCCGTGACTTCGATGACTTGCGCGCCCCCTGAGCCCCAGATCATGGTGTCGACGGAGCATCC is part of the Microbacterium lemovicicum genome and encodes:
- a CDS encoding DUF3800 domain-containing protein, whose translation is MTISRMIYVDDSGSVDQGLIVYGWLEVSPERWRYALRTILELRKELYRDHKVPPATELHATKFVNGRNRIATTAGDGPAEWKTLGRAVAEQCLQVLADSPDIKVGAVWRGTNATGRAYYEERGEVYRELINGWNDDHRADDSYVFVSMDGNGSDPTYFDAHRSLPLDTRHIIEDPMMHDSGRSQWVQMADLVAYTAYAHLNRHQGNRFGWSWYEDYLRPKDVNGGPKRL
- a CDS encoding ArsR family transcriptional regulator gives rise to the protein MIVDMTSETNRATPAETRADITRLSARGYTQLRQVLVQLPDTEDPRASTLARMLSERKHRPLLLYIMLLTCWPWLEDRREPLPGGFWVRALTAPGAPTWSPSTLSRSWGELEELGLITKPEKREGRLMRPTPRREDGAVVEGGGVPYDAPGGRRDRCNTYFALPDEFWTEEIFAKLSLPALVMLLLVAKETQSKPEVWLTYDRIEDWYGIKQKSAQNGLTDLRKAGLLHRRIEEVKTTFSATGSTVHMWYSLKGPFGREARLALQDRAAKERKKRLKRAARAKNTPPKEQP
- a CDS encoding AAA family ATPase, with protein sequence MMDLQTAEALTTITLESRVGLALVGDPHQAAPVGHTGAMVIATRATSTAIELDTVHRFRDPAYAALTLHLRNPRDHEHALEIAQTLNDTGHVIRVDSTDAARTAMVNAYFDTHAHGHTVALICGTNSEVDAVNTLIQEQRVTSGQLGAATAAWGRGEQRLLEGDTVQTRRNDRSSGVENRATWIIHRIHPDRIDLVSPTDAGEHRWITHDYAADHVQLAYASTVHGIQGDTTHTAIVGHDVNAAGLYVGLTRGRHHNTAITLAHTDHAAINQLANTMLRGHDETSITQSVNSVRDELRRSARQAPQTQALRAHGTSLAR
- a CDS encoding relaxase domain-containing protein, with protein sequence MTRFIVEDGEVSADALSAGALRVWLAGHDPISGQERGRPHLRAESDLLLDATLNHPRSYSIAALLHPELSVEFEALQDRIRDRTVVLWQQELNARRRHGGLIREDISRLEVVELQHRRSRALDPHIHRHLWLNVKVRGRDGQWTNVDSRVAMKFHTVINAEGELAARTDPQWLTALARHGYTIDADGEITELAALVAPLSRRSAQIEANRARLIAEWQAAHGGATPSLAVLQQIDRRAWAVARPDKPAVLDEESWERAVREELQGLDPSIGHPRSLSPLAAIPLGHLDVNLLAAMAVVDANDRSRSSGGRFSLYDLHAGALRALSRTGVIVDRAELNDVQHCIIATAMSSVVRLTSEQNVPGHVKQYMATNTLRSKVRLARDFDLIATPGPSVPRADLRTAATRVLDADRLDASQLDAASAIAGHAGLVTVTGPAGAGKTTMLRLAHHALRARRRRMLVVAPTRTAASIAAEEIGATATSLHALLYDHGFRWTKNAAGAQVWTRLAPGDTDPTTGASYSGATKYPLHKGGPNRCG
- a CDS encoding TIR domain-containing protein gives rise to the protein MEGAKEYEVALSFAGSERAYAAAVAEALRVAGVRTFYDEYEDEAVRLWGLDLAEEFHRIYSEASSVVVMFVSSEYRDRMWTRHERRSAIERALRERREYILPVQFDATQLPGISANIGYLASSAVTPEQLAERIQQKIVAIGGRIPARSGATSGWLADGANRVPGTTTVQVLDARESPIVGAQVALVRANETASFASTDTGGTASIMLPGREMVTAWIAHPDFRAGVVDSHDSASDLTVRLIQKPGYSSHIFETSTGYLPDFEGRLNPISDGARRYFYGDNIAANGTAANPALVELDVPLAVEDRQGRRRLLTFRGLTGHQSLLEVATHSA